A genomic window from Triticum urartu cultivar G1812 chromosome 7, Tu2.1, whole genome shotgun sequence includes:
- the LOC125523924 gene encoding 3-ketoacyl-CoA synthase 6-like — MSSSSPQLRRLKPAYQCVVNNFLAVLAVPLAVAGAVGAARVGPEELLARMHALRPAHVFLAAFLPAAAGILYLMMRPRSVYLVDYACFRTKPSHRVPFGTFLEHAKLVTFIEGASIDERSVRFMTRLLERSGLGEETCLPPAHHFIPPYRNLEASRDEVELVIFSAIDDLLAKTGIRPDAIDLLVVNCSLFAPIPSFTDMIIRKYKMRSDIRNVHLSGMGCSAGLVSVGLARNFLQVAPRGSHALVVSTETITPNYYVGKERAMLLPNCLFRMGGAAALLSTSRAKARFRLSRVVRTLTGAQDNAYRCVYQEEDDEGHRGINLNKDLMTIAGDALKANITAIGPLVLPASEQLLFALSFIARRVFNNKSIKPYLPDFRMAFEHFCIHAGGRAVIDELQNSLGLSDEHVEASRMALHRFGNTSSSSLWYELAYIEAKGRMRRGDRVWMIGFGSGFKCNSAAWECIEPARDAQGPWADCVSRYPVDIPEVLKH; from the coding sequence ATGAGCTCCTCGTCGCCCCAGCTCCGGCGCCTCAAGCCGGCGTACCAGTGCGTGGTGAACAACTTCCTCGCCGTGCTCGCCGTGCCGCTCGCCGTCGCGGGCGCCGTCGGCGCGGCGCGCGTCGGCCCGGAGGAGCTTCTCGCCAGGATGCACGCGCTCCGGCCCGCGCACGTCTTCCTGGCCGCGTTCCTCCCGGCCGCCGCGGGGATCCTGTACCTCATGATGCGGCCGCGCTCCGTGTACCTCGTCGACTACGCCTGCTTCCGCACCAAGCCCAGCCACCGCGTCCCGTTCGGCACGTTCCTCGAGCACGCCAAGCTGGTGACGTTCATCGAGGGGGCCTCCATTGACGAGCGCAGCGTCCGGTTCATGACGCGGCTGCTGGAGCGGTCCGGGCTCGGGGAGGAGACGTGCCTGCCCCCCGCGCACCACTTCATCCCGCCGTACCGGAACCTGGAGGCCTCGCGCGACGAAGTGGAGCTCGTCATCTTCTCCGCCATCGACGACCTGCTCGCCAAGACGGGCATCCGCCCCGACGCCATTGACTTGCTCGTCGTCAACTGCAGCCTCTTCGCGCCCATCCCGTCCTTCACTGACATGATCATCCGCAAGTACAAGATGCGCAGCGACATCCGCAACGTGCACCTCTCCGGGATGGGGTGCAGCGCCGGGCTCGTCTCCGTGGGGCTGGCGCGCAACTTCCTGCAGGTGGCGCCGCGGGGCTCGCACGCGCTGGTGGTGTCCACGGAGACCATCACGCCCAACTACTACGTCGGCAAGGAGCGCGCCATGCTGCTACCCAACTGCCTCTTCCGCatgggcggcgcggcggcgctgcTGTCCACGTCCCGCGCCAAGGCCCGCTTCCGGCTCTCCCGCGTGGTGCGCACGCTCACCGGCGCGCAGGACAACGCGTACCGGTGCGTGTAccaggaggaggacgacgagggCCACCGGGGCATCAACCTGAACAAGGACCTCATGACCATCGCCGGCGACGCGCTCAAGGCGAACATCACGGCGATCGGGCCGCTGGTCCTGCCCGCGTCGGAGCAGCTGCTCTTCGCGCTGTCCTTCATCGCGCGGCGGGTGTTCAACAACAAGAGCATCAAGCCGTACCTGCCCGACTTCCGCATGGCGTTCGAGCACTTCTGCATCCACGCGGGCGGGCGCGCCGTGATCGACGAGCTGCAGAACAGCCTGGGGCTGTCGGACGAGCACGTGGAGGCGTCGCGCATGGCGCTGCACCGGTTCGGCAACACGTCCAGCAGCTCGCTGTGGTACGAGCTGGCCTACATCGAGGCCAAGGGGCGCATGCGCAGGGGCGACCGCGTGTGGATGATCGGCTTCGGCTCCGGGTTCAAGTGCAACAGCGCGGCGTGGGAGTGCATCGAGCCCGCGCGCGACGCGCAGGGCCCGTGGGCCGACTGCGTCAGCCGCTACCCGGTCGACATTCCGGAGGTGCTCAAGCATTAA